The Novosphingobium humi DNA window CGCGCCGCCCAGTTCAAGGCCAAGGTGATTGACCAGTTCGACCGTGCCGTCGGCCAGCACCCGCGCGAAGAGCGCCATTTCGGTATAGGCGGGGCCGCGCCGGATCAAGGCCCCGCCCGAATTGTTGCAGACCCCGCCGATGACCGAGGCGCCGATGCAGGACGACCCGATCACCGAATGCGGTTCGCGGCCCATCGGCGCCAGTTCGCGTTCCAGATCATAGAGCGTGGCCCCGGCCAGACAGACCACCTGCGCGCCGCCCAACAGCGTGTGAATGCCCTTTAAACGCAAGGTGTTGATGATCACCACCGGGCGATCATAGGCGCCGTCCGGGGTCGATCCTCCGGTCAGGCCGGTGTTGGCGGCCTGGGCAATCACGATCACATCGGCGGCGATACAGGCGCAAAAGGCGCGGTATTGTTCAAGCGGCGTGCCCGGCCGCACCACCGCCAGAACATCGCCGCCGCCATAGCGATAGCCGGTGGCATAGGCGCGCGTCGCATCCCCGTCGGTCAGGACATGGCGCGGCCCGACGATGGCGCGCAACTGGTCGAGCAGCGGGGCGGGGGTAGAAAGCATCTGGCGGACCTTACTGCGGATAGGGCCAGGGCGCACGGGTGAAAACGCCGCCATCGACCCAGAGCGTCTGCCCGGTCACAAAGGCGGCAGCCGGGCCTGCGAAAAACAGCACCGGCCCGGCAATGTCGGCGGGGGTCCCGACCCGGCCCAGCGGCGTCATCGGCGACCATTGCGCGGCATAATCGGGCGCTTCCTCGGCGGTGCGCTCGGTCGCGATGGCCCCCGGCGCCACGCAGTTCACGCGAATGCCGTAAGGCCCCAGTTCAACCGCGGCCGATTTGGTGAACTGTTCGATCCCGCCCTTGGATGCGGTATAGTCCACCAGATTGGGAAAGGCATGTTTGTTGCAGCCCGAACCGATGTTGACGATGGCGCCGCCAGAGCCGCGCTGCGCCATCAGGCGGCCAAAGATCTGCGTATTGAGGAAGCACCCTTTGAGATTGGTGCGCAGCACCGCATCCCAGCGCTCTTCGGACAGTTCGAGCAGCGGCGACCAGGTTTGAATGCCGGCGTTGTTGACCAGCAGGTCGGGCGCGCTGCCTGCCCAAGCGACGACCGCCTCGGCAAAGCTTTCCACCTGCGCCTTGATGCCCACATCGCAGGGCATGGCGATGACACTGTGGCCACGCGCGGTCTGTTCCTCGACAAGCGCGAGGGCAGGCTCGGGCGAGGCGTAATAGGAAAACGCCACGCGATAGCCCGCCGCCGCCAGCGCGCCGACAAGGTGTTGGCCGATGCCCGTGCTGCCGCCGGTCACGATCGCAAAGGGCGGCGCGGGTTGGGGGGCGGACAGGGAGGTCACAGGCTCATTCCTCCGTCGATGACCACATTGGTGCCCGACATAAAGCGCGCCTCGTCCGAGGCGAGCGTGACGGCGATGGCGGCGATCTCTTCGGCCTGGCCGAGGCGGCCCATCGGCTGTCGGGCAATGAAACCCGCCCGCGCGGCATCGGCATCGCCCGTCGCGGCAAAGCGTTCGAGCAGCGAAGGGGATTCAACGGTGCCGGGGCTGATCGCGTTGCAGCGGATGCCCTGACCGATAAAGTCCCGCGCCACCGACATGGTGAGGCCGATCACCGCCGCCTTGCTGGTGCCATAGGCGAAGCGGTTGGGCGCGGCCATCACCGATGACACCACCGAGGCGATGTTGATGATCGCGCCATCCGAACGGCCCAGCATCGCGGGAAGAAAGGCGCGGATCGTCAGGGCCATCGAGCGCACGTTCAGCGTCATGCTGCGGTCAAGATCATCGAGCGTGCCGTCAAGGATCGAGCCATTGGCGACATAGCCGACGCAATTGACCAGCACCGAGGTTTCGCCATGGGCCTGCGCCGCCGCCGCGACGCTTTCCGTATCGGTGACATCGAGGATGCGGGTCTCGATGCCCAGTTCCGCCCCGAAGGGTTCCGTAAAACGAAGGTCCGCTGCCGTGACCTGCGCGCCCTCGCGGGCAAAGGCGATGGCGATGGCCCGGCCGATGCCCTGCGCGCCGCCGGTGATGAAGCAGGACTTGCCGGCAAGCCGACCCATCGCCGCCGCCTTCATCGGTCGGCGTCCCAGGCGATGACCTTGTGGCGCTGGACGCCCAGCTTCTCGATGCCCAGTTCGATCACATCGCCTTCCTTGAGGAACACGGGGGGCTTCAGGCCCATGCCGACACCCGGCGGCGTGCCGGTGGTGATGATGTCGCCGGGCAGCAGGACCATGAACTGGCTCAGATAGCTGACGATGGTGGCGCAATCGAATATCATGGTGCGCGTGTTGCCGGTCTGCATCCGCTGGCCATTGACCTCCAGCCACATGTCGAGCTGCTGCGCGTCGCCAACCTCATCGGCGGTGACCAGCCATGGGCCGACCGGGCCGAATGTTTCGCAGCCCTTGCCCTTGTCCCATGTGCCGCCGCGCTCAAGCTGGAAGGTGCGTTCCGACAGGTCATCGCAGACCACATATCCGGCGACGTGGTTCAGCGCATCCTCGGGCGCGACATAGGAAGCGCGCGACCCGATGACGATGCCGAGTTCGACCTCCCAATCCATCTTGTCCGATTGGCGCGGTCGCCGCACATCGTCGTTCGGCCCCTGAATGCACGAGACGGCCTTGGTAAACACGATCGGTTCCGCCGGGATCGGCATGTTGGCCTCGATCGCATGGTCGGTATAGTTGAGGCCGATGGCGATGAATTGCCGCGTGCCGGCCACAGGAGCGCCCAGACGCACTGGTTCGGTCACGGCCGGAAGCGCGGAGATGTCGATCCCGCGCAGCCGTTCAAGGGCGGGCGGAGACAGAGTCTCGCCGTCAATGTCGGACAGATGGCCCGAAAGATCGCGCAAGGCCCCGTTGCCGTCAAGGATTCCGGGCTTTTCCTGTCCTGCTTGGCCAAATCGTACCAGTTTCATTGCATGCTCCACATCAAGTGCGGCCGACGATCCGATCGACCGGGCCGCATATCGCGCTGCCATGGTATCCGGGGCGCCCGGAATAATCCAATGCCGGAAGCGACTTTATTTGATCAATGATCAAAATGCTGCGTAACCGACAATGGTCCTCCGGTAAAGTCCAAACACAGGAGCGTTTTTCGATGGACCCGCGAAGGGGCGGCAGCAGGCGCGATTGGCCATGCCGGTCCAGACCGTCAATCCCGGCTTGCTTTTCGTTTGATCGCTGATTAAAATCTGCGGGCGCCGATTTGGCGCCTTATCCGATACCTTCCTTCGCGGGATGATCCGGTCCCGGCCACGGGGCGATGCGCGCGGGGGCGGCCTCACACTCGAACCTTTCCGCACCGCCGTCCATCAAAGCGGTCGGCCCAAGCGGCGCCAATACCAAAGCCGATGTCAGGGAGAGAACGATTGAGCAGAAGAATTGTGAGCCTGTTCCTTGCCACGGGCTCGCTGCTTGCCCAAGCCGACGCTCAGGCGCGTCCGGCGCATGAAGCGCTGTCTCCTCCTGCCTCGCTTGACGCCCCGGCGATTGCGGATCTTGCCCGCCGGTTTGCCGATCCGCCGGTCGAGGCGCGCCCGCGCGTCTGGTGGCACTGGATGAACGGCAATATCACCAAGGATGGCATCGCCAAGGATCTGGCATGGATGAAATCGGTTGGCATTGGCGGCGCACAGACCTTTGATGTCAATCTCACCACGCCCCGGATCGTCGACAAGCGTCTCGTCTACATGAGCCCGGAATGGAAGGATGCGTTCCGGTTCGCCGCCGCCGAGGCCGACCGGCTGGGGCTTGAACTGGCGATCGCCTCCTCGCCGGGATGGAGCGAGACCGGCGGCCCTTGGGTCACGCCGCAGGATGCGCTCAAGAAGCTGGTGTGGAGCGAGACGATTGTGGAAGGCGGCAAGCCCTTTGCAGGCCGCCTTGCAACGCCCCCGTCGATCACCGGGCCGTTTCAATCCATCCCACAACAGCCTGACCTTACCGACCTGCTGGCGGAAAGGCCGCTGCATCCCCGGCCGGAGCGGCTTTACCGCGACACCGTCGTGCTGGCGGTGCCGGTGGCCGATGTCGAGGCGCTTCCCGTGCCCGATGTTTTCGGGCCGCAAGGCGAGAGGGTCGAGCCGGGCGCGATCAATGGCGGCCCTGCGGCCTCCGGGCTGCGGGTCGCGGCGCCGGGAACGGTGACGCTCGACTACCGCGCGCCGGTTGCGCTGCGCTGCGCCACGGTTTTCCTGCCCGGTGCCGCGGTTCCGCTGCTGGGCGGCCTGTTTGCCGCCTCGTTTGAGGCCAGCGATGACAATGTGACATGGAAGCCCGTCGCCGATGTGCCTCTGGCCACGGTGCCCACAACGGTCAGTTTCCGCCAGATCCGGGCGCGCTACATGCGTCTTTCGCTGCGTTTCCCGACGCATGACGGCGGCGAGGGGGGCAGCGGTCCGGGGCCTGCCGCCGACAATGGCCTGGCCATGCCGGACCCGTTTGGCGCGATGATCGGCAAGATCATGTCTTCGCCCCTGACTGTGACCCAGTTTACCGCATCGTCCGTGCCGATGATCGACCGCTTTGAGACAAAGGCGGGCTTTGCGCTTGCGGGCGATTATCTGTCTTTTCCCGTGCCCCAGGATGATCCCCAAGTTCCGGTACCGGCCTCGGTGATCGACCTAACCAGAAAGCTGCGTCCTGACGGCGGGCTTGACTGGACCCCGCCGCCGGGGCGCTGGAAGGTTCTACGGATGGGCTATTCGCTGCTGGGCACCACCAATCACCCGGCCACGGCCGAGGCCACCGGGCTGGAGGCCGATGTCTATGATGCCGGGGCGGTTCGCCGCTATATGGATCACTATCTGGGCATGTATCGCGATGCGGCGGGGCCGGAACTGGTCGGCGCCCATGGCGTGCGGGCCTTGGTGACGGATTCGATCGAGGTCGGCGCGGCCAATTGGACGCCGAATCTGATCCGGCAGTTCCGCCGCCTGCGCGGCTATGATCCATTGCCCTGGCTGCCGACCTTGACCGGCCAGATCGTGCAGTCGCGCGCCGCCTCCGACAGCTTCCTGCTGGACTATCGCAGGACGCTGAGCGAGCTGATGGCCAGCGAGCATTACGGGACAATCGCGCAGGCGAGCCATGAGGCGGGCCTGAAGTTCTATGCCGAAGCGCTGGAATCGCGGCGTCCCTCGCTGGGCGACGACATGGCGATGCGCCGCTATGCCGATTACCCGATGGCGGCGACATGGGCCTTTGCGCGCGGGGGCCAGCCCGAGGATTCCGCGCGGGCCGACATTCGCGGGGCCGCCTCGATCGCGCATATCCTTGGGCGTGAGGATGTTGCCGCTGAATCCTTCACCGCCAGCATGAAACCATGGGCTTTCGGCCCCGCCGACCTCAAGCATGTGGTCGATTTCGAATTCGTTTCGGGCGTGACGCGGCCGGTGATCCACACCTCGGTCCACGTGCCCGGCGATGATCATGTGCCGGGCCTGAGCCTTGGCGGCATCGGCCAGTATTTCAACCGCAACGAGAGCTGGGCGCCCCTTGCCCGCCCGTGGATCGACTATATCGCCCGCAATTCGGTGCTGCTGCGCCAAGGCCGCAATGTTGCCGATCTGGCCTATTTCTATGGTGAGGAAGCGCCCCTTACGGGCCTTTACAGCGACCGCCGCGTGCCCGATGCGCCGCGCGAACATGCCTATGACTTCCTCGACATAGCCTCGCTGTCCGATGCGCTGGCAAACGATGGCGGCGATCTGGTGACGCCGGGCGGTGCGCGCTATCGTGCGATCTATCTTGGCGGGTCGTCCGATCACATGTCGCTGGCAACCTTGCGCCGACTGAGCGCGCTGGTCGAAGGCGGGGCCACGCTGATTGGTCAACGCCCGGTTCATATGCTGGGGCTGGCGGGCGACAAGGCCGGATTTGACGCGCTGGCCGATCGCATGTGGTCTGGTCGGCCCGAGACCATGCTGGGCAAGGGCCGCGTTATCGCGTCGAATGATCCCGATGCCGCGCTCGAACGGGCAGGGGTGGCGCCCGCGTTTCACATGGCGGGCGCGGGTGCGGACGCCGAGGTGCCCTTCATCGAACGCCAGTTCCCAGGCGGCCGGAGCTGGTTTCTGGTCAACCGCCGCGAGACGCCTGTCGCATTCGAGGGCCATTTCCGGGTGACCGGCCTCAGGCCTGAGATCTGGCATGCCGAAACCGGCGCGCGCGAGGCGGTGACCTATCGCATCGTCGGCCATGAGACTGTTGTGCCGCTTCACC harbors:
- a CDS encoding SDR family NAD(P)-dependent oxidoreductase — protein: MTSLSAPQPAPPFAIVTGGSTGIGQHLVGALAAAGYRVAFSYYASPEPALALVEEQTARGHSVIAMPCDVGIKAQVESFAEAVVAWAGSAPDLLVNNAGIQTWSPLLELSEERWDAVLRTNLKGCFLNTQIFGRLMAQRGSGGAIVNIGSGCNKHAFPNLVDYTASKGGIEQFTKSAAVELGPYGIRVNCVAPGAIATERTAEEAPDYAAQWSPMTPLGRVGTPADIAGPVLFFAGPAAAFVTGQTLWVDGGVFTRAPWPYPQ
- a CDS encoding SDR family oxidoreductase, with the protein product MGRLAGKSCFITGGAQGIGRAIAIAFAREGAQVTAADLRFTEPFGAELGIETRILDVTDTESVAAAAQAHGETSVLVNCVGYVANGSILDGTLDDLDRSMTLNVRSMALTIRAFLPAMLGRSDGAIINIASVVSSVMAAPNRFAYGTSKAAVIGLTMSVARDFIGQGIRCNAISPGTVESPSLLERFAATGDADAARAGFIARQPMGRLGQAEEIAAIAVTLASDEARFMSGTNVVIDGGMSL
- a CDS encoding fumarylacetoacetate hydrolase family protein, which produces MKLVRFGQAGQEKPGILDGNGALRDLSGHLSDIDGETLSPPALERLRGIDISALPAVTEPVRLGAPVAGTRQFIAIGLNYTDHAIEANMPIPAEPIVFTKAVSCIQGPNDDVRRPRQSDKMDWEVELGIVIGSRASYVAPEDALNHVAGYVVCDDLSERTFQLERGGTWDKGKGCETFGPVGPWLVTADEVGDAQQLDMWLEVNGQRMQTGNTRTMIFDCATIVSYLSQFMVLLPGDIITTGTPPGVGMGLKPPVFLKEGDVIELGIEKLGVQRHKVIAWDADR
- a CDS encoding glycosyl hydrolase — protein: MSRRIVSLFLATGSLLAQADAQARPAHEALSPPASLDAPAIADLARRFADPPVEARPRVWWHWMNGNITKDGIAKDLAWMKSVGIGGAQTFDVNLTTPRIVDKRLVYMSPEWKDAFRFAAAEADRLGLELAIASSPGWSETGGPWVTPQDALKKLVWSETIVEGGKPFAGRLATPPSITGPFQSIPQQPDLTDLLAERPLHPRPERLYRDTVVLAVPVADVEALPVPDVFGPQGERVEPGAINGGPAASGLRVAAPGTVTLDYRAPVALRCATVFLPGAAVPLLGGLFAASFEASDDNVTWKPVADVPLATVPTTVSFRQIRARYMRLSLRFPTHDGGEGGSGPGPAADNGLAMPDPFGAMIGKIMSSPLTVTQFTASSVPMIDRFETKAGFALAGDYLSFPVPQDDPQVPVPASVIDLTRKLRPDGGLDWTPPPGRWKVLRMGYSLLGTTNHPATAEATGLEADVYDAGAVRRYMDHYLGMYRDAAGPELVGAHGVRALVTDSIEVGAANWTPNLIRQFRRLRGYDPLPWLPTLTGQIVQSRAASDSFLLDYRRTLSELMASEHYGTIAQASHEAGLKFYAEALESRRPSLGDDMAMRRYADYPMAATWAFARGGQPEDSARADIRGAASIAHILGREDVAAESFTASMKPWAFGPADLKHVVDFEFVSGVTRPVIHTSVHVPGDDHVPGLSLGGIGQYFNRNESWAPLARPWIDYIARNSVLLRQGRNVADLAYFYGEEAPLTGLYSDRRVPDAPREHAYDFLDIASLSDALANDGGDLVTPGGARYRAIYLGGSSDHMSLATLRRLSALVEGGATLIGQRPVHMLGLAGDKAGFDALADRMWSGRPETMLGKGRVIASNDPDAALERAGVAPAFHMAGAGADAEVPFIERQFPGGRSWFLVNRRETPVAFEGHFRVTGLRPEIWHAETGAREAVTYRIVGHETVVPLHLAAGDALHIVFAGPAQGKGYTVPAAIPAPSTVLEGAWTVSFQPGRGAPQSAVLPRLAPLDTQSEPGIRYFSGVATYQKDFAAPRGWKAGQPLMLDLGEARDIAEVTVNGKVLGSVWHAPYRLDIGGAVRPGRNRLSLRVANLWVNRLIGDQQPGTQKITWTDTPTYKASASLRRSGLVGPVTLTPMTSGVTDIKRTMR